From Bos indicus isolate NIAB-ARS_2022 breed Sahiwal x Tharparkar chromosome X, NIAB-ARS_B.indTharparkar_mat_pri_1.0, whole genome shotgun sequence:
cttctgacatcgacatcagaagggggatggagagtgccccactCACTAGTCCtagcaagggaattatatactttttaatttgttattacaataaatcaaaagaatgtctcaaggttgtaaagatcttactagacccactcctatagtatacattttaagataactgaagtcgctcagttgtgtccgactctttgcgaccccatggactgtagcctatcaggctcttccgtccatgggattttccaggcaagagagctggagtggattgccatttccttctccaggggatcttcccgacccaggaatcgaacctgggtctcccgcattgcaggcagacgctttaccgtctcagccaccaggtGGGGTAtcctataatatacattttaagataacaggattagccagaaggttttcaggaaggagaaacatatcctcaagcaggatacattattgttatacaATCgttactaaggaatgtagaaaaaaaatgtttgtcctttccttcttcttgagaattccagacccctatctcctccttgagagtcccagacccctttttcctcctcagggaccctggacttATTATCAACCTGCCTGGGAATTGACTTTTTCAGTTTTGCAACATCTCAATCTACTTACCTTAGTCTCAAGAGAAATGCAGGAAAAGAGAACCCCATCTGCCTGTCATCTCTTGACTCCTGAGCTGTTGCTGCTTTGGGCAAAGTCTTTAACCTCTTGGAACCTCAGATTTCTCATTTGTAGGATGTAGATAATAACTACCACGAAGGGCTGTTGAAAAGACTTGAGATATTGTCATAAAGTGCCCAGTACTATGCATGGCATATAATAGCTTCCTAATAAAcagttgttattattttctttcactatAACTCATAGTCTACTTTTAATGGTTGCAGTTTTTTTTCCAAGTGACAtgatccttttcttctctgtgtgtgtctctctgtgttaGAGCACTTTATGCATACTCCCCCCAAACTAGAGACAACCttgctatggattgaattgtaTCCTCCccctaaaatatgtttaaatcctAAACTAGCCCAgaatgtggccttatttggaaataaagttgTTGCAGTTGTACTAAAGTAGAAGGAGCCcaaatatgactggtgtcctaaaagaagagggaaatttggacacaggtatgcccagagggaagacagacacaTAGCCATGTGACCACAGAAGCAGATACTGGAGTGATGCATCTACAAGTCAAGGAATGTTAAGGATCACTGGCAACAACCAGAAGCTagaaagagacaaggaagaaatCTCTCCACTTCCCATCCTGCACGCCCGACAGGTCTCAGAGGTATCATGTCCCTGAAGAGACTTCCATTTAGGactctggcttccagaactgtgagaaaataaatttctgtggttttaagccacctagttatcagtattttgttacagcagcccttaGGAAAGTAATACAAACCTAAATAATCTTCACAGGTGAATGCAAAACAAACTGtgatacatccatacaatggactaCAACATGGGTAAATCTCAAAGACGCAGAAGCCAGTCTGTGGAGGGAGGGGTGGTATCAATGGAGGTTGTatcctgtatgattccatttatgtgaaattttcttaaaagcaaGTAAATAGGATGGAGAACCAATCAGTATTTGTCAGAGGCTGAGTGGGGCCAGAGTTTGACTACAAGGGAGACATGAAGAAAATTTCTAGAATCATGAAACTGCTCTGTGTCCTGATTGTGACAGAGGTTATACAAACATATGCATTGTTAACACTGATAGAACTGTATGTTCAAAGAGAGTTAATTTCATAGTgtgttagtgaaagtgttagtcgctcagtcatgtccaactctgtgtgagcccctggactgtagactgccaggttcctctgtccatggaattctccaggcaagaatattggaatgggttgccattcccttctccaggacatcttcctgacccagggatcaaacccaggtctcctgcattgcaggtgggttttttaccatctgagccaccatggaagacaTGTTGTGTTAAattaggtattaaaaaaaaaaatgaaaatgggccttccctggtggtccagtggctatgattccaagctcccaatgcagggggcccaggtttgatccctggtcagggaactagatcccacatgctacagctaagagttcttatgctgcaactaagactcagcacagccaaattaataaataaaaacatattaaaaaataaaaataaaaacacatgcatatatatatatatataatatacctaAACAAATTGCTTTTCAAGATACTTGAAAAGAGatttttcttctgggtttctGCCACAAAGGCTGCTTTGGGGGAATTCTGCCACACTAATCCTGGTCTTCTGGGAGCCAGTCTTTCCATCTGTAGAAGGAGAGGATCCAACTAGAGCAGAGGTTTTCATAGCAACCCCCCTCCACTCCCCCAAATTGTATCCCTGGGCACTCCTTTTGTGGAAGTGGGAGTGAGGGTCGGTTTGGAGAGAAAGGGCATTTGGACTCCACTGTGGTATGAACCCACAAGTCTACATCAACAGTTGTGCTTTCTgactcatatatatttttatgtagagTAATCAGGATTAGAATAGCTGCTACCAAGCCAGAGTCATATACCTAGGGAATTTAAACAATCCTAGATTTCAGGGCCTACTTCTGGGGCCCACTCAATTGTCCCTTTGGCAAGTGTCCCCACGGATCCTAGTTGATCCCAGGGCTCTGGCTCTAATGGTCAGTGATTCTAAATGAGACCTTTGGGTGCGGAACAGGGGGCCCTGGAATAGTGCTTCTTGTTTTCACACGGATTAAACACAGTGATACAATGGGAACGCTGAAAGGGCTCTGAATCTAGGCCTCCTGTGAGATAGGGTCTGAAAGAAACTTACCCCCATTTGTTTTAAAGGCAAGATAACTTTTAGAAAGAGAATTCTGTAGACAAAAAGGGGCCATACACAGATGGGGAAAAGGCCCTTATGAGGATGGGTGTGCTGACCTCCAACTGGCAGGGCCAACGAGTAACCTTAATAACAAGAATAGCCTTTTCCTCTAAGCAGGAAACCATCTGCTTGCTAGGTCTCACGCTAAGGaatctaatcctcacaacaaccctgggAGAGACAGGCTGTCATTACTTTGACAGGTGAGGAAATAGAGGCTCTGAGGGGCCCCAGTCATAAGGGGTGGGGTGACAGAGTTGAGTCCTGGCCAGCAGCTCCAACCTACTAAGCAACAGCCCATGAGAGCAACAGAGGCCTGGTGTCAGGCGGACTTTCTCTGTTTTAGCAAGTGCCTTGGAGaaagggggcttccttggtggctcagacagtaaagaatctgcttgacagtgcaggagatgcaagagacacgggttcaatccctgggtagggaagatcccctggagaaggaaatggcaatccactccagtactctttcctgaagaatttcatggacagaggagcctggcaggctgcaggccatgggatcgcaaagagttgaacacgactgagctactaacactttcacttagagAAAGGGATTAATGTTTATTTCTCACAAAGGCTGGTGGGGGTTGCTGAGGGCACTTTGGGCCCTTGCCATATAGtagattactggaaaaaaatatttttatatgctttatatagtggcattggggcttccctggtggctcagtggtaaagaatctccctggcaatgcaagagactcaggttcaatccctgggttgggaagattccctggagaaggaaatggctacacactcaagtattcttgccttgagaatcccatggacagaggagcctggctggctacggtacatggggtcgtaaagattcggacacaactgagcgactaaggacacagtggaatttttttttttttttttgaaaattattttatatgcaaATTGAATTTAGAAAGCCAGAGTTGGGTCACTGTGGTTGAAGGTGGGGGCAGGAGTACCCCGGGGCTCCCCCAGGACTCCCGGCGAACCCCAAGAAGGCCACTTATCCAGTAGGTTGGCACTTACTGCAAGAAGCATGCACAGTCAGAGACATATACCATGTCTAAGGCTCTggctttgggttgggaagaaccaggtggggttgggggtggaggtgggaggggacacTCACCCCTGGGTTAGTCAGCCTCTGGCTGGTCCCAGGCTACAGGTTCATCTGAGCTGGACACCAGCTTGCCCACCCTCCCCTCTGGCCAGGCCCCAGCAGTCATGACCGGCCACTCACAGGATAAGAAGCATTGTCACCATTTTCCATTTAATGAATTTTATCCTTTAAAGATAAGCACACTAAGATAAGAACttcagcctcctcctcccccccttTTTGCTTGCCCATGTAAAAAGGGGTTTCTAGTTTCTTTATCAATAAAAGTTCAATGTTCACCTCAAAGTTGGTGCAGGATCTGAAGCAGAAGTTAGGAGCTGTCCGGAATGACTCCCATCAGCGTCATCAAACAGATTTCTTTCTCATAGACATCAGGAATCATCCCCATTGAGGAACTGATCATGTGAACAGTGTTCTTGCTAAACAGCTTGAATTCATAATAGATAAGCTGCTCCCAAAAGCCGTTGTTGGGCCGGATGGTGGGGCGGCAGGACTTGGTCCACGTGTGGGCGTCCAGCAGCGACATGGAGTGGTACTTCATCAGGTAGGCGAGGCAGAAGGTGGCAGAGCGGCTCACCCCGGCAGCACAGTGTAGCAGCGTTCGGCCTTGCTTCATCTCCACGCTGTGGATGTGATCTGCAATAAAGTCAAAAAAGTCATAGAGGCGCGAGTTGGGAGCATCCGCCAGCGGCACTTTTACGTACTGGATGTCTTCTAAGAACGTGTCGGTCGCCTCCATCGACACGTTGATGACAGTGGTGATGTGGTTGGTAGACAGCATGGCTTTGTCCTTGGCTGCCACAGCGTCGCTGAGGTACAGACTCTTGGTAATCTGGGAGAGGCCATGGGCCGCGGGCTGCCGGACAGCTTGAATCGGAAACGGACACAGAGGCGTTGTCATAGAGGCGGTGGCACAGCAGTCTCTGCGGTGTCCCGGGAGTGAGTGCAGGAAGCAACAGCTCTGTGATGTCTCTGGAGAGGCTCTGGGCGACAATATGCTGGTAACCCACTGGTCACCCTCCTTCTTCACTCCGCCCCTCgattccccttccccaccccacctcccgcCCCTCGAGGGCGTCACAATTCCCCACAGCCCTTCCCATTGGTTCCCATGGCAATGGCCGCTTGCAACATGGAGGACTTGGCCGCAGAGCCAGATCTTCAGAGAAACCCCAGATCtctctttttaatctttcttcatAGTTACTTATTTTCAGAGCTTATGTCTCGATGTTTTAATGTTCTGTTACCAGATATCTCTTTTATGTTTCAATTATTGGACCACTCTGTACACAGTCTCTATTTTATTAGTGTTGAAGAACAGGGCTTACCCTTGTTCTGCAAAGTAACAGTATCATATTTTACATTGGGGCACAGCATTTGGCTCCTTTGATATGCTAATCTTTATAAAACTGCAGAGAGGTAGGGGTTTCCACTGGCCTTGGTGACCTGGCCTGATACTTCTTTGTTGATTGTAGCCATAGAATTATGCTCCTGCTCTCACACTCATCAGGACTGTTTATTATAAGGGAACATTGCTGATACATAGCCCTTTATGGTGAAGTTGGCCTGTGGTGAACAGTTGTGATTAATTTAGCTATGTTGCTGTCCGTTTGTGCATACGGCCCGAATGATTTACCACCTGATTCTGCTTTATTACCTGAAACAACAGCTCAAATTAtcttgtctgaaagtgaaagtgaagtcgctcagtcgtgtccaactctttgcaaccccatggactgtggtccaccaggctcctcggtccatgggattttccaagcatgaatactggagtgggttgccatttccttctccaggggatcttcccaacccagggaagatcTTGTCTTGCCAATCTTGTCTACATTATCCCAAAAGAATGCCCACCTGCTTTGTAAACAGCACATCATTTTGACCACTACTGATGGTCTCTTCCCAGTAATGTTAAAAATTCTGGAGCAAGTCAATGCTATGTCATACCTGGgccaaaaatagatttttaaaatgctcccTGAGATTTGCATTTCGTCTCAGCTAAGATTTTTGTAGGATTTGAAGATTTGAAATAACTATAACCTAAAACTAACAAATTATTTCATAGAGCAGCTCTGAGATCCATTACTTCCCCATCATTCCTTATCATTTTGGGTTATGTGCAAAGTTTGCtccttaaactttaaaaatgttataaaattattgGGGGAGAGggcctcccctggtggctcagtagtaaagaatcttcttacaggagacctgggttcgatctctgggttgggaagatcccctggagaaggaaatggcaacccactccagtattcttgcctggagaattccatggacaggggagcctggcaggctacagtccatgggagttgcAGAAGAatcgacttagcaactaaacaacaacaacaaaattaggggacttccctggtggtccagtggtcaagacccTGCCTTTCCAATGCAGaaggcttgggtttgatcactggtaagggaaataagattccacatgcagcgtagccaaaagatattttttttaatgtagtaaaaTTAACCAAAAGAATTCCATACACTATTCTTAAAGACAAGTGTGGCTCATATTAGATTCATGTATTTTTCCAGTCAATATTTTGTGATGCCCTTTCATCTGAGGGATGTTGGATGTCTTCAAACTCCACTGTAGATCTTTTCTTGGATGGATGAGGAGATCATGTTTCCTCCTCTTGAGTTTGGAAACTGATCACTTTCAAATTTCCACTTacctttactttttcttattatttaggGGGGAAAAATGTACAGGGGACTCGCTTAAGAAAATACTCTCTACCTGAcactgggaaaagaccctgagtgtCAAGAATCAGTTAACATTCCGATTTCTCTATTCAGTAGTCGAGGCCCCTTCCTTTTTGATCTAAGCCTGCCTTTctaatctcattcattcatttactcactaAATTTTTCTTAAGAATCTATTGTGTGCTaggcattttcacttttataaatctTCAGTTCTGACCAAACAAATCAAATGTTCGTGGTAATTGCAACATACACATTCCTGCTTTCTTACCTTTGCTCATGCCATTCCTCTTGCTTGAGAAAACATTCTCACTCCTGCCTGTTTACTGAATCCTTTCCAGGCCTCAAGAATGAgcttgattaattaaaaaaaaaaaatcagctgagcATCCAATCTGTGTCAGGTACAGTTCTAGCATTGTGTAAATCCAACACAGCGCACCCAGGCTCAGATATCAAAGAACTTATAGTTTAGTCTGAGAGATACATAATCATGAAAGAGTCTAGAAGAGAGGATGATtcattgttttatgtgtgtgtctgcTGGGACTAGGGGGTGGTGGGTGAGGGGGGCAGATATCACGAAAGGCTTCACAGAAAACATGACCTGGAACAAagcttttttgttcatttgtttgcttttcttatttattgtttattctgTTCacgtttttgttttgaaaaatttcaaacctaCAGCAAGGGTGCAGAATAGAATATGAGTGCCCGTTCACCCTTCACCTATAATTTCTCTATTGTTAACACTCTGCCATCACATTTCCAAAGACACCCGTATTTATCtgtttgcttgctttctttttgctGAGGCATTGCTAACTGCAGATAGAGCAACACTTCAGCCCTTTCAGCACATCCTAAGAACAAGGACAGCCTCCTCTACAACCAGAATACAATGACTATATTCAGGAAATTTAACATTGACCCGAtattattatctaaaatataaCCCATATTCAAAAATCACCAATCCTCCCAATAATGTTATTTGGAactgttttattttccctttgattCAGAATGGAAACAAGGACCACATTGCATTTAGCTGTCATGCTTCTTGAGCACTATTTAATTTGGAGCTGTTTCTGagccttttgttttgctttggtttttcctggCCGCTGATGTTTTTCAAGAGTCCAGGCCAGTTTTGCAGAACATCTTTCCATTTGGAAGTGTTTGATCATTCCTTCAGGATTAGATGCAAGGGAACTGTTTTTCACAAGAATAGTACCAGATTGTGTCATTCTCAGTACGTCTCATTGGGAGCAATATGATGTCTGTTTGTCCcattaatgatgatgataaatttGATCACCTGGTTAAGGTGGCATTAGTTAGGTTtctacattgttgttgttgttcagttgctaagtcttgtctgactctttgcaaccccatggactgcagcccaccaggcttccctgtccttcaccatctcctggagcttgctcaaactcacatccattgagtcgatgatgccatccattcTACATTgtactcacatccattgagtcgatgatgccatccattcTACATTGTAAAGGTAGGTTTTCCTTTTTGTGATTAATAAAGAATAAGTAAGGGTGGTACTTTGAGTTTCTGGGAATATCTTTGGAACAGgacttgaaggatgagtagaagtTTTCCAGGCAGATAAGAAGGGGGGAAAAGGAAGTATGAGCAAAGGCATAAGGGTATGAAATGATGTCAGGAAGGCAGAGAACAACTCAGGATTACTGGAACAGACAGAGCGAGGCAGAATTGATAGGTGGAATGGCTACAGGAGTGGCAACAGAGATCACAGAGGGCCTTGTGCTTCATCACTTGGGCTTCATCCTGGTGGCACTTTGGAGTATTTTATGCAGAGAAATGGCATAACAGAATTAATTTTAGGATACTCACTTCAGCTATGTAGGTGAATCTGTAGATCAGAAGGTACAGTGGGGAGAAAGGCAGCACTTGAGGGAGTGAGAGCTATTGCAATAGTCTAGATGAGCAATGGCACATCCATTACAGACTCTTTTCTGCCATGGAAGCTGGATCAAATCCAAATAGAATTTACCTCCTCAGATGTACACATGGCCCAGGCCACATAAGAGAATGGAATATCAAACTTTCTGTGGGTCAGTGTCTGGAGAGTTTGGGAGTGGGGTAGACAAGTGAAGGCAAGAGGCTGAGGATGTaggtaatatatttatattgaagagtggtggtgatttagttgttgtgtctgaccccatagactgtaacccaccagactcctctgtccatgggatttcccaggcaagaatactggagtgtgttgccatttccttctgcaggggatcttccaacccagggatcaaacccaggtctcccactttgcaggtagtctcttgcgttgcagttggattcttcactgactgatctaccagggaagccctgaagggtGGTGGTGGTAAGAAAACCTAAAAGAATATGGGATGAGGGCACAGGAGAGCTAGTAGCTAA
This genomic window contains:
- the DUSP21 gene encoding dual specificity protein phosphatase 21, encoding MTTPLCPFPIQAVRQPAAHGLSQITKSLYLSDAVAAKDKAMLSTNHITTVINVSMEATDTFLEDIQYVKVPLADAPNSRLYDFFDFIADHIHSVEMKQGRTLLHCAAGVSRSATFCLAYLMKYHSMSLLDAHTWTKSCRPTIRPNNGFWEQLIYYEFKLFSKNTVHMISSSMGMIPDVYEKEICLMTLMGVIPDSS